GTACCTGCTGTTCCAAACAGTGAAATTGCTGACCCTTTGTTACGGCTTGCTTATCGTAGAATCGCAAGCAATAAATACCTGACTTCTCTGGGAAGTAGTACTCAGCAGCAATGCGTGGCGACGCTGGAAGGGCATACCGACGCGGTGACCTCAGTCACGCCACTGGCCGATGGGCGGCTGGCTTCCGCCTCTGCTGACGGGACCGTAAAGGTGTGGGATCTGAGCAAGCCCGACGGGAAGCAATGCGTGGCGACGCTGAAGGGGCATACTAGCTGGGTGAACTCAGTCACGTCATTGGCCGATGGGCGGCTGGCTTCCGGCTCTCGGGACAAAACCGTAAAGGTGTGGGATCTGAGCAAGCCCGACGGGGAGCGATGCGTAGTGACACTGAGTGGGCATATCTTCTATGTGACCTCAGTCACGCCATTGGCCGATGGGCGGCTGGCTTCCGGCTCTTATGACAAGACTGTAAAGGTGTGGGATCTGAGCAAGCCCTCCGGGAAGGAATGCGTGGCGACGCTGGAAGGGCATACCCGCTGGGTGACCTCAGTCACGCCATTGCCCGATGGGCGGCTGGCTTCCGCCTCTCATGACGAGACCGTAAAGGTGTGGGAGCTGAGCAAGCCCGACGGGGAGCAATGCGTGGCGACGCTGAAGGGGCATGCCGACTGGGTGAAATCAGTCACGTCATTGCCCGATGGTCAGCTGGCTTTCGGCTCTGCTGACGGGACCATAAAGGTGTGGGATCTGAAAAAGCCCGACGGGGTGCAATGCGTGGCGAAGCTGAACCACTGGATTTACTCAGTCACGTTATTGGCCGATGGGCGGCTGGCTTCCGGCTCTGATGACGGGATCGTAAGGGTATGGGATCGGAGTAAACCCGCCGGAGAGCAATGCGTGGTGAGACTGGAAGGGCATATCGGCACGGTTAACTCAGTCACGCCATTGACCGATGGACGGCTGGCTTCCGCTTCTTCGGACAATATCGTAAGGGTGTGGGATCTGAGCAAGCGAACGGGGAGCAATGCGTGGTGACGCTGGAAGGGCATACCCACATTGTGTACTCAGTCACGTCATTGGCCGACGGGCGGCTGGCTTCCGCCTCTGATGACAAGACCATAAAGGTGTGGGTTCTGAGCAAAAATTCTGAAACGAAGTAAACATATTGGTTAATGGGGAAAATATATCGATTAATAATGTAAAAATACCAGTAGTGTCTAAGCTAAAAGTCGCCGCGCAGCGGCCTGTCCTGATGCTACTAAGATAGCCAGAGGGCGGTCTGGTGAGAAAAGAGTGGGAAAAAAGCTTTTTTTGCCGTGAACCGGTTCAGGATAAGCGGTCTGTGTCGTCGAACAGTTTGGCCGCTTTCTTCATTGGATCTATCTTTGACCGCTACTCCTAACTCAAGGTTTTGTGTCCTTATAAAAACAATTAAGCTGATCGTCATTGATCAGTTGCTTTTATTGTTTGCCGTGGCATTTTTTTTACCGATGACTGGATACGGAAGTGCTTTTTTTATCCTGCCAGAATGGATGTGGCGGGACAGTCCCTCAAATAAGGCGACAGTTAAAATCAGTCAGATAGTGCTTGCCAATGATGCGCCTTCTCTTCTTTTTTCTTATGAAATCAACAGGACCTCCAGTGATTTTGTTCAGCCAGAAAAAAACCAGGTTTATACCCGCTGGGATGGTTGTAAAAACGACAGCTTGCGTATTTGTTTCCGAAGAGCGGCAAAAGTCTTTGAAGGGGGCGACTCCTATCCTCCCACGATTTCAGGCTCGACAGAGCTTAATGTAGAAATGGGTGAGGTCACGCCAGACGAAGGCGGCTGGCAGTCGATGGCCAGTGTCCGTTTAACGGGAAAAGGCTCGGGCTGGCTGGCGATTGCAGGGGATGATGGCTGGCGGATTGCACCGGATTGCAGCGGTATTGACTCAGATGATTCCAGCGTACTGAAAAGGTCTGAAAAGCCGTCAGTCGATCTTGTTGTCCCGACAGCGTTGGTTCTGGAAAAGGGTAATAATGCAGAAGATCATGGCTCGCCCTATTCCCGCCGCTCATTGCCGGACATATCTGACATCACTAAACAAAATAATCTGCCCGGTGATCGTGATGATCTGCTCACCGGTTCTTCTGGTGGCGGCAGCTTCGATGACCACGATGACTCATTTAAAAGGCGACCCGGAGGGAATGACCGCCGCCCTTTATTTTTCTTTGAAGTGATGAGCAGAATGCTTGGGGTGGCTGTCAGTGTTTTTGGTACAGCAGGTCAGCCCGGGGAGGTTAAAAAACTGGTTTTAAGACCTCAAATCATTCTGGTGATCTGGCGTGGTTGGGAGCGACGGGAGATTCCTGTTACATCGCAAATGTGGTGTTCAATAAAGCGGGCAGGGCTTGATCGGGATCCGGGACTGTTTCTCGCTTTGGCTGAAAGCGATCCGGATAAATTGAAAGAAACGCTTGAAAACTATTCGAAAAAGCACTCGCCCCTTGCCGACGTCCTTAGCTATCACTGTGAAGATCTCAACCTGAACCCAAAAGCGGGTAATGCCCGATTACTTAGCGTATCGGTTTTTCCGGGCTCTTGCCCTTCGGGAGTGGGATGCTCCGGAGGAGAGAAAGAAGCAAACGGAGCAATGAATGACCTGCCCCGGAATAATCCAGATGGCTATGCCCATAACAACCATGGTCAGCCGGTTAAAAGTTTTGGTAACAACGGGGGAGGAGGAGACGGTTCCGGGAATCCGGAAATCAACTCATGTACACTCTGCGGGAATGCACAGGTAAACTCCAATGGTTTATGCACAAACTGCCTCATGGCTAAACAGGAGGTGGCTAAAGAGAAGCCATCAACCCACCTGTCTTTACCTGCGACGCAGGAAGATAAAGGAAATAACCTGCTTACAGCACTTATTACTGGAATTACCTGGTTTTTTGGCAGGGTAACAAACCTGTCTGCCAACCAGGCAGAAGAAAAGACTGTGGAGGACGCTTCGGTTAATCCCCTGAAAAAGGTATTGACTTTGCAGACTCTACCACCTGAGATCTTGTTTGAAATAGCTAAGGGCTTGTCATGGCGTGATGTTAATCGCTGGAGTTTAGCAGCTAAGCGTTTTTTCGAAGTTTTCTACACATTCAACATAAAAGAAAAACTGACAAAACTATCCCATCAATATTATGGCTCTGCTGCGAAAGCGTATAGGAAAATGATAAAAAACATGGACATACCTGCTGTTCCAAACAGTGAAATTGATGACCCTTTGTTACGGCTTGCTTATCAAAGATACAAAAGCAATAAATACCTGACTTCTCTGGGAAGTAGTACTCAGCAGCAATGCGTGGCGACGCTGGAAGGGCATACCGAGGAGGTGCGCTCAGTCACGCCACTGGCCGATGGGCGGCTGGCTTCCGCCTCTGCTGACGGGACCGTAAAGGTGTGGGATCTGAGCAAGCCCGACGGGAAGCAATGCGTGGTAACGCTGAAAGGGCATAACAACTGGGTGAAATCAGTCACGCTACTGGCCGATGGGCGGCTGGCTTCCGGCTCTAATGACATGACCGTAAAGGTGTGGGATCTAAGCAAGCCCGCCGGGGAGCAATGTGTGATGACGCTGAATGAGCATACCGACTGGGTGACCTCAGTCACGCCATTGGCCGATGGGCGGCTGGCTTCCGGCTCTTGGGACAAGACCATAAAGGTGTGGGAGCTGAGCAAGCCCGACGGGGAGCAATGCGTGGCGACGCTGAAGGGGCATGCCTACTGGGTGAAATCAGTCACGTCATTGCCCGATGGTCAGCTGGCTTTCGGCTCTGCTGACGGGACCATAAAGGTGTGGGATCTGAAAAAAAAGCCCGACAGGGTGCAATGCGTGGCGAAGCTGAACCACTGGATTTACTCAGTCACGTTATTGGCCGATGAGCGGCTGGCTTCCGGCTCTGATGACGGGATCGTAAGGGTATGGGATCGAAGTAAGCCCGCCGGAGAGCAATGCGTGGTGACACTGGAAGGGCATATCGGCACGGTTAACTCAGTCACGCCATTGACCGATGGACGGCTGGCTTCCGCTTCTTCGGACAATACCGTAAGGGTGTGGGATCTGAGCAAACCCGACGGGGAGCAATGCGTGGCGACGCTTAAGGGGCATACCGACTGGGTGAAATCAGTCACGCCATTGGCCGATGGGCGGCTGGCTTCCGCCTCTGATGACAAGACCATAAAGGTGTGGGTTCTGAGCAAAAATTCTGAAACGAAGTAAACATATTGGTTAATGGGGAAAATATATCGATTAATAATGTAAAAAAATACCTGCTCCTCCGCCATTCCCGCACAGGAGGCTGTCGCAAAAGGAAATGACGGAGGGATATTTTTATCTGCTACTTCCTTAAGTGCTCATTCATAGTGAAGCTGATTTTATCATCACTGACGATGGCCCTGATCGTATCGCCCGGCGCATATCGACCAGAGAGAATCGCTTCAGCCAGTGGGTTCTCCAAATTGCGCTGAATAGCCCGCTTCAGTGGACGAGCGCCGTATACCGGATCAAACCCGACCTGGGCCAGTTTTTTCATGACTTCATCCTGACCAATCACCCGGTCATGCCTGACCGGTTGGAAAGCGTGCACTGAAAATTCTGCTAGTTTAAATAAAACCATTATGGCCGCAGCGCTTTGATGTGTTTTTTGCGGTAACTGTCAGCTCAAACCTGAACTCCTATTCCTGATTCTCGGTTTTGTACCATTATGAAAACAATTAAGCTGCTCGTTATTAATCAGCTGCTTTTATTGCTTGCCGTGGCATTTTTTTTACCGATGACTGGATACGGAAGTGCTTTTTTTATCCTGCCAGGATGGATGGGATACGGAAGTGCTTTTTCCATCCTGCCAGAATGGATGTGGCGGGACAGTCCCTCAAATAAGGCGGCAGTTAAAATCAGTCAGATAGTGCTTGCCAATGATGCGCCTTCTCTTCTTTTTTCTTATGAAATCAACAAGACCTCCAGTGATTTTGTTCAGCCAGAAAAAAACCAGGTTTATACCCGCTGGGATGGTTGTAAAAACGACAGCTTGCGTATTTGTTTCCGAAGAGCGGCTAAAGTCTTTGAAGGGGGCTACTCCTATCCTCCCACGATTTCAGGCTCGACAGAGCTTAATGTAGAAATGGGTGAGGTCACGCCAGACGAAGGCGGCTGGCAGTCGATGGCCAGTGTCCGTTTAACGGGAAAAGGCTCGGGCTGGCTGGCGATTGCAGGGGATGATGACTGGCGGATTGCACCGGATTGCAGCGGTATTGACTCAGATGATTCCAGCGTACTGAACAGGTCTGAAAAGCCGTCAGTCGATCTTGTTGTCCCGACAGCGTTGGTTCTGGAAAAGGGTAATAATGCAGAAGATCATGGCTCGCCCTATTCCCGCCGCTCATTGCCGGACATATCTGACATCACTAAAAAAAATAATCTGCCCGGTGATCGTGATGATCTGCTCACCGGTTCTTCTGGTGGCGGCAGCTTCGATGACCACGATGACTCATTTAAAAGGAGACCCGGAGGGAATGACCGCCGCCCTTTATTTTTCTTTGAAGTGATGAGCAGAATGCTTGGGGCGGCTGTCAGTGTTTTCGGTACAGCTGGTCAGCCCGGGGAGGTTAAAAAACTGGTTTTAAGACCTCAAATTATTCTGGTGATCTGGCGGGGTTGGGAGCGACAGGAGATTCCTGTTACATCGCAAATGTGGGGTTCAATAAAGCGGGCAGGGCTTGATCGGGATCCGGGACTGTTTCTCGCTTTGGCTGAAAGCGATCCGGATAAATTGAAAGAAACGCTTGAAAACTATTCGAAAAAGCACTCGCCCCTTGCCGACGTCCTTAGCTATCACTGTGAAGATCTCAACCTGAACCCAAAAGCGGGTAATGCCCGATTACTTAGCGTATCGGTTTTTCCGGGCTCTTGCCCTTCGGGAGTGGGATGCTCCGGAGGAGAGAAAGAAGCAAACGGAGCAATGAATGACCTGCCCCGGAATAATCCAGATGGCTATGCCCATAACAACCATGGTCAGCCGGTTAAAAGTTTTGGTAACAACGGGGGAGGAGGAGACGGTTCCGGGAATCCGGAAATCAACTCATGTACACTCTGCGGGAATGCACAGGTAAACTCCAATGGTTTATGCACAAACTGCCTCATGGCTAAACAGGAGGCGGCTGAAGAGAAGCCATCAACCCACCTGTCTTTACCTGCGGCGCAGGAAGATAAAGGAAATAACCTGCTTACAGCGCTTATTAATGGAATTACCTGGTTTTTTGGCAGGGCAACAAACCCGTCTGCCAACCAGGCAGAAGAAAAGACTGCGGAGGACGTTTCGGTTAATACCCTGAAAGAGGTATCGACTTTGCAGACTCTACCACCTGAGATCTTGTTTGAAATAGCTAAGGGCTTGTCCTGGCGTGATGTTAACAACTGGAGTTTAGCAGCTAAGCGTTTTTTCGAAGTTTTCTACACATTCAACATAAAAGAAAAACTGACAAAACTATCCCATCAATATTATGGCTCTGCTGCGAAAGCGTATAGGAAAATGATAAAAAACATGGACATACCTGCTGTTCCAAACAGTGAAATTGATGACCCTTTGTTACGGCTTGCTTATCGTAGAACCGCAAGCAATAAATACCTGACTTCTCTGGGAAATAGTACTGAGCAGCAATGCGTGGCGACGCTGAAAGGACATACCCACACGGCGACCTCAGTCACGTCACTGGCCGATGGACGGCTGGCTTCCGCCTCTGATGACTGCACCGTAAAGGTGTGGGATCTGAGCAAGCCCCCCGGGAAGGAATGCGTGGTGACGCTGAAGGGGCATACCCACGATGTGATCTCAGTCACACCACTGGCCGATGGCCGGCTGGCTTCCGCATCTGCTGACAATACCGTAAAGGTGTGGGATCTGAGCAAGCCCGACGGGCAG
Above is a genomic segment from Endozoicomonas euniceicola containing:
- a CDS encoding WD40 repeat domain-containing protein, whose amino-acid sequence is MGSEQANGEQCVVTLEGHTHIVYSVTSLADGRLASASDDKTIKVWVLSKNSETK
- a CDS encoding WD40 repeat domain-containing protein — encoded protein: MTATPNSRFCVLIKTIKLIVIDQLLLLFAVAFFLPMTGYGSAFFILPEWMWRDSPSNKATVKISQIVLANDAPSLLFSYEINRTSSDFVQPEKNQVYTRWDGCKNDSLRICFRRAAKVFEGGDSYPPTISGSTELNVEMGEVTPDEGGWQSMASVRLTGKGSGWLAIAGDDGWRIAPDCSGIDSDDSSVLKRSEKPSVDLVVPTALVLEKGNNAEDHGSPYSRRSLPDISDITKQNNLPGDRDDLLTGSSGGGSFDDHDDSFKRRPGGNDRRPLFFFEVMSRMLGVAVSVFGTAGQPGEVKKLVLRPQIILVIWRGWERREIPVTSQMWCSIKRAGLDRDPGLFLALAESDPDKLKETLENYSKKHSPLADVLSYHCEDLNLNPKAGNARLLSVSVFPGSCPSGVGCSGGEKEANGAMNDLPRNNPDGYAHNNHGQPVKSFGNNGGGGDGSGNPEINSCTLCGNAQVNSNGLCTNCLMAKQEVAKEKPSTHLSLPATQEDKGNNLLTALITGITWFFGRVTNLSANQAEEKTVEDASVNPLKKVLTLQTLPPEILFEIAKGLSWRDVNRWSLAAKRFFEVFYTFNIKEKLTKLSHQYYGSAAKAYRKMIKNMDIPAVPNSEIDDPLLRLAYQRYKSNKYLTSLGSSTQQQCVATLEGHTEEVRSVTPLADGRLASASADGTVKVWDLSKPDGKQCVVTLKGHNNWVKSVTLLADGRLASGSNDMTVKVWDLSKPAGEQCVMTLNEHTDWVTSVTPLADGRLASGSWDKTIKVWELSKPDGEQCVATLKGHAYWVKSVTSLPDGQLAFGSADGTIKVWDLKKKPDRVQCVAKLNHWIYSVTLLADERLASGSDDGIVRVWDRSKPAGEQCVVTLEGHIGTVNSVTPLTDGRLASASSDNTVRVWDLSKPDGEQCVATLKGHTDWVKSVTPLADGRLASASDDKTIKVWVLSKNSETK
- a CDS encoding WD40 repeat domain-containing protein; its protein translation is MKTIKLLVINQLLLLLAVAFFLPMTGYGSAFFILPGWMGYGSAFSILPEWMWRDSPSNKAAVKISQIVLANDAPSLLFSYEINKTSSDFVQPEKNQVYTRWDGCKNDSLRICFRRAAKVFEGGYSYPPTISGSTELNVEMGEVTPDEGGWQSMASVRLTGKGSGWLAIAGDDDWRIAPDCSGIDSDDSSVLNRSEKPSVDLVVPTALVLEKGNNAEDHGSPYSRRSLPDISDITKKNNLPGDRDDLLTGSSGGGSFDDHDDSFKRRPGGNDRRPLFFFEVMSRMLGAAVSVFGTAGQPGEVKKLVLRPQIILVIWRGWERQEIPVTSQMWGSIKRAGLDRDPGLFLALAESDPDKLKETLENYSKKHSPLADVLSYHCEDLNLNPKAGNARLLSVSVFPGSCPSGVGCSGGEKEANGAMNDLPRNNPDGYAHNNHGQPVKSFGNNGGGGDGSGNPEINSCTLCGNAQVNSNGLCTNCLMAKQEAAEEKPSTHLSLPAAQEDKGNNLLTALINGITWFFGRATNPSANQAEEKTAEDVSVNTLKEVSTLQTLPPEILFEIAKGLSWRDVNNWSLAAKRFFEVFYTFNIKEKLTKLSHQYYGSAAKAYRKMIKNMDIPAVPNSEIDDPLLRLAYRRTASNKYLTSLGNSTEQQCVATLKGHTHTATSVTSLADGRLASASDDCTVKVWDLSKPPGKECVVTLKGHTHDVISVTPLADGRLASASADNTVKVWDLSKPDGQQCVATLEGHTFWVASVTPLADGRLASASWDNTVRVWDLSKPPGKECVATLYGHTYIVSSVTALADGRLASGSLDETVKVWDLSKTDRPQCVVTLKWHTNSVISVTPLADGRLASASADNTVKVWGQSKINGEQFVVTLEGHNEVVYSVTQLADGRLASASQDETVKVWDLSKRNGKQCVVTLEGHTDWVKSVTPLADGRLASASRDKTIKVWVLSKGSETK